A single genomic interval of Terriglobales bacterium harbors:
- a CDS encoding adenylosuccinate synthase has translation MKRGKTAIIVGAQWGDEGKGKIVDVLSDHFNVVARYSGGHNAGHTVIINGKKFILQLIPCGILRQGCRAVIGNGVVLDPMALIKEVNALRAAGVHVDGNLFVSNRAHVILPYHRMIELASENAPGRVKIGTTSRGIGPTYEDKMGRRGLRVADLLDATLLKTHIANACHEKNMIAHALFNSEPLDPDAMYDDYAAIAEQVRPFVVDAAVLLNKALAAGESIMFEGAQGTMLDIDHGTYPFVTSSSATSGGAVIGTGIAPNAIDSVIAVAKAYCTRVGEGPFPTELHDPMGDKLRKKGNEFGAVTGRPRRTGWLDLPLLRYSRMINGITWLVVTKMDVLDELAEIPICVGYRIGGKKVSEVPAQISGYQKLEPVYEKLTGWQKPTSGITSIEKLPTKAREYLAFIEKETGVKVGMVSTGPDRDQTMFAPEFLDSLPVLEPQKVQARG, from the coding sequence TTGAAGCGAGGTAAGACCGCGATCATCGTCGGCGCCCAGTGGGGCGATGAGGGCAAGGGCAAGATCGTTGACGTGCTCTCCGACCACTTCAACGTGGTCGCGCGCTATTCCGGCGGACACAATGCCGGCCACACCGTCATCATCAACGGCAAGAAGTTCATCCTGCAACTGATCCCCTGCGGCATCCTCCGGCAAGGCTGCCGGGCCGTGATCGGCAACGGCGTGGTGCTCGATCCCATGGCGCTGATCAAGGAAGTCAACGCGCTGCGCGCCGCCGGCGTGCACGTGGACGGCAATCTCTTCGTCAGCAACCGCGCTCACGTCATCCTGCCCTACCACCGCATGATCGAGCTGGCCAGCGAGAACGCTCCCGGGCGGGTGAAGATCGGCACCACCTCGCGCGGCATCGGCCCGACCTACGAAGACAAGATGGGCCGCCGCGGTCTGCGGGTCGCCGACCTGCTGGACGCAACCCTGCTCAAGACCCACATCGCCAACGCCTGCCACGAGAAAAACATGATCGCGCACGCGCTGTTCAACTCGGAGCCGCTCGACCCCGACGCCATGTACGACGACTACGCGGCCATCGCTGAGCAAGTGCGCCCCTTCGTGGTAGACGCCGCGGTGCTCCTCAACAAGGCCCTGGCGGCGGGCGAATCCATCATGTTCGAGGGCGCGCAGGGCACCATGCTCGACATCGACCACGGCACCTACCCGTTCGTGACCTCATCCAGCGCCACTTCGGGAGGGGCGGTGATCGGCACCGGCATCGCGCCCAACGCCATCGACAGCGTCATCGCCGTGGCCAAGGCCTACTGCACGCGCGTGGGCGAGGGGCCTTTCCCCACCGAGCTCCACGACCCGATGGGCGACAAGCTGCGCAAGAAGGGCAACGAGTTCGGCGCGGTCACCGGGCGTCCTCGCCGCACCGGCTGGCTCGACCTGCCCCTGCTGCGCTACTCCCGCATGATCAACGGCATCACCTGGCTGGTGGTCACCAAGATGGACGTGCTCGACGAGCTGGCCGAGATCCCCATCTGCGTCGGTTACAGGATCGGCGGCAAGAAGGTATCGGAGGTTCCCGCCCAGATCAGCGGCTACCAGAAGCTGGAACCGGTGTACGAGAAGCTGACCGGATGGCAGAAGCCGACCTCCGGCATCACCAGCATCGAGAAGCTGCCGACCAAGGCGCGCGAATACCTGGCGTTCATCGAGAAGGAGACCGGAGTGAAGGTCGGCATGGTCTCTACCGGCCCCGACCGCGACCAGACCATGTTCGCCCCCGAGTTCCTGGACTCGCTGCCCGTGCTCGAGCCTCAGAAAGTGCAGGCCAGGGGCTGA
- a CDS encoding putative quinol monooxygenase, with translation MIVLAVTWKAHPGKEEEMKRVFSLLQAESRKEPGCLMYVVHRGREDRSRFFVYEQYKDEAALEAHRATPHFRLYARGELMTLGDRLDAHLYEPI, from the coding sequence ATGATCGTGCTGGCGGTCACCTGGAAGGCGCATCCCGGCAAGGAAGAGGAGATGAAGCGCGTCTTTTCCCTTTTGCAGGCGGAATCGCGCAAGGAGCCCGGTTGCCTGATGTACGTGGTGCACCGCGGGCGCGAGGACCGCTCCCGCTTCTTCGTTTACGAGCAATACAAGGACGAAGCCGCGCTGGAGGCCCACCGCGCTACTCCCCACTTCCGGCTGTACGCCCGCGGCGAGTTAATGACGCTGGGCGACCGCCTCGACGCGCACCTCTACGAGCCGATCTAG
- a CDS encoding RidA family protein, with translation MKGTLQKSGRKHFNLPRDHEYPFSDGVLAGDTLYLSGRIGLDPKTGRAAQDVEEEARLMLDGFREVLAKAGMTMDDLVYATVYCTDLSLFPRFNAVYRTFFRKQFPARAFLGVKDLVLGARFEIQGMAVKRRGHSA, from the coding sequence ATGAAGGGAACATTGCAGAAGAGCGGCAGAAAGCATTTCAACCTGCCCCGAGATCACGAGTATCCATTCAGCGACGGGGTGCTGGCCGGGGACACTCTGTACCTGTCGGGCAGGATCGGGCTCGATCCCAAGACCGGCCGCGCGGCGCAGGATGTCGAAGAGGAAGCGCGGTTGATGCTGGACGGCTTCCGGGAAGTGCTGGCCAAGGCCGGGATGACCATGGACGACCTGGTCTATGCCACCGTCTATTGCACCGACCTGTCTCTGTTCCCGCGATTCAATGCGGTGTATCGCACGTTCTTCCGCAAGCAGTTTCCGGCACGGGCGTTCTTGGGAGTCAAAGACCTGGTGTTGGGGGCCAGGTTCGAGATCCAGGGGATGGCCGTGAAGCGGAGAGGGCATAGCGCATAG
- a CDS encoding class IV adenylate cyclase — protein sequence MNEVEIKFLISDLSAVERRLRAMGFQRITPRTHEMNVLYDLAGSPLRRRGEILRLREFGGAWKLTHKSKGTAKRHKSRAEIETAVADGRKMDALLRALGYRPAFRYEKFRSEWADGRGHVVLDQTPLGDVGEIEGPPRWIDATARRLGLGPRDYITDSYGAMFLKWKKRTRSKATDMTFAAVRPRRA from the coding sequence GTGAACGAAGTCGAGATCAAGTTCCTCATCTCCGATCTCTCCGCCGTCGAGCGCCGGCTGCGGGCCATGGGCTTCCAGCGAATCACCCCGCGGACCCATGAGATGAACGTCCTTTACGACCTTGCCGGCAGCCCCTTGCGCCGCCGCGGCGAGATCCTCCGCCTGCGGGAGTTCGGAGGCGCGTGGAAGCTCACCCACAAATCCAAAGGCACGGCCAAACGCCATAAGTCGCGCGCCGAGATCGAGACCGCGGTCGCCGACGGCAGGAAGATGGACGCCCTGCTACGGGCTCTCGGATACCGTCCCGCTTTCCGCTATGAGAAGTTCCGCTCGGAGTGGGCCGACGGCCGGGGCCACGTGGTGCTTGACCAGACCCCCCTCGGTGACGTGGGTGAGATCGAGGGCCCGCCACGCTGGATCGACGCCACCGCCCGCCGCCTGGGGCTGGGCCCGCGCGACTACATCACTGATTCCTACGGCGCGATGTTCTTGAAATGGAAAAAGCGTACGCGCAGCAAGGCCACGGACATGACCTTCGCCGCCGTACGCCCCAGACGTGCCTGA
- a CDS encoding CPBP family glutamic-type intramembrane protease yields METAAELAPPALRDPAWNLWDVVMIVAVFLAGWMVFGLAIAVVLRFFGISVPTEMSPRLVQVVLGAQCLAYLGVLAFMHHLVTTQYGRRFNDAVRWMAPPAGVWLYYVAGGVALAFGVGLLGRYLPFPSHLPIDKYFQDRASAWLITVFGVSLAPLVEELFFRGFFYPVVARRLGVTLGAVLTATGFALMHSAQLAHAWGPLLVLFLVGMALTITRILTRSVVPGFMMHIGYNGTLFTLLYVASDGFRHLEKVLQQ; encoded by the coding sequence ATGGAAACAGCCGCGGAACTGGCCCCTCCGGCTCTCCGTGATCCTGCCTGGAATCTCTGGGACGTGGTCATGATCGTCGCCGTCTTCCTGGCCGGCTGGATGGTGTTCGGCTTGGCGATTGCGGTGGTTTTGCGGTTCTTCGGCATCTCGGTGCCGACGGAGATGTCGCCTCGACTGGTACAGGTCGTTCTGGGCGCGCAGTGCCTGGCTTACCTCGGGGTGTTGGCCTTCATGCACCACCTGGTCACCACCCAGTACGGGCGCCGTTTCAATGACGCCGTCCGCTGGATGGCTCCTCCAGCAGGTGTCTGGCTCTACTACGTGGCCGGAGGCGTGGCCCTGGCCTTTGGCGTCGGACTGCTCGGCCGATACCTTCCCTTCCCGTCGCATCTCCCCATCGACAAGTACTTCCAGGACCGCGCCTCAGCCTGGCTCATCACCGTCTTTGGCGTGAGCCTGGCGCCCCTGGTGGAGGAGTTGTTCTTCCGCGGATTCTTTTATCCCGTCGTCGCCCGGCGTCTGGGCGTCACCCTGGGCGCCGTCCTTACCGCAACGGGGTTCGCCCTGATGCACTCCGCGCAGCTGGCCCATGCCTGGGGACCGCTGCTCGTCCTGTTCCTGGTGGGGATGGCGCTCACCATCACCCGCATCCTCACTCGCTCGGTGGTCCCGGGATTCATGATGCACATCGGCTACAACGGCACGCTGTTCACCTTGCTCTACGTGGCCAGCGACGGCTTCCGCCACCTGGAGAAAGTGCTCCAGCAATAG
- the pyrE gene encoding orotate phosphoribosyltransferase produces MPEPRDQLLELLAERSFRLGTFTLSSGATSDYYIDCRATTLHAEGARLAGRVVLDKIRNRGWQPQGVGGMTMGADPIVTAVSVLSAQSVQTRFPARSKDFDREPFFIHGFLVRKGEKAHGTKQRIEGFQEAGAKVVIVDDVCTTGASIIGAIEAVRAAGMTVLGIICLVEREEAEGRAHVEKAAAGAEFITIYKAAEIRAAHLKRSQATQPAG; encoded by the coding sequence ATGCCCGAACCACGCGACCAATTGCTCGAACTGCTGGCAGAACGCTCTTTCAGGCTCGGCACGTTCACCCTCTCCTCCGGCGCCACCAGCGACTACTACATCGACTGCCGCGCCACCACGCTGCACGCCGAGGGCGCGCGCCTGGCGGGGCGGGTAGTGCTGGACAAGATCCGCAACCGTGGCTGGCAGCCGCAAGGCGTCGGCGGCATGACCATGGGCGCCGATCCCATCGTGACCGCCGTGAGCGTGCTCAGCGCCCAGTCGGTGCAGACCCGTTTCCCGGCCCGCTCCAAAGACTTCGACCGCGAACCCTTCTTCATCCACGGTTTCCTGGTACGCAAGGGCGAGAAGGCGCACGGCACCAAACAGCGCATCGAGGGCTTCCAGGAAGCCGGGGCCAAGGTGGTGATCGTGGACGACGTCTGCACTACCGGCGCCTCCATCATCGGCGCTATCGAAGCGGTACGCGCCGCCGGCATGACCGTGCTGGGCATCATCTGCCTGGTGGAACGCGAGGAAGCGGAAGGCCGCGCCCACGTCGAAAAGGCCGCAGCGGGAGCCGAATTCATCACCATCTACAAGGCCGCCGAGATCCGGGCCGCGCACCTCAAGCGCAGCCAGGCCACCCAGCCCGCCGGTTGA
- the mtnA gene encoding S-methyl-5-thioribose-1-phosphate isomerase, whose amino-acid sequence MIKTVEWTGSGVRFIDQTRLPTEERYVTCATYEEVARAIKTMIVRGAPAIGVAAAMGIALGARDAEGDHLSEFRRRFDEVCEAMAETRPTAVNLFWAIRRMQQKFESLSEQPVARIKQELIAEAQRIYLEDLAVNEAMGKHGAALMPASGNVLTHCNAGALATAGGYGTALGVIRAAVEAGKKIAVYADETRPFLQGSRLTAWELMKDGIPTTVISDNMAGSLMRQGKIQAVVVGADRIAANGDVANKIGTYSVAVLAKENNIPFYVAAPWSTIDMETPSGDKIPIEQRSAREVTHVGPTQIAPDGVRVENPAFDVTPARYVGAIITERGIARAPYEDSLRRLEQAGT is encoded by the coding sequence ATGATCAAGACCGTCGAATGGACCGGCTCCGGCGTCCGCTTCATTGACCAGACCCGGCTGCCCACCGAAGAGCGCTACGTCACCTGCGCCACCTACGAAGAGGTCGCCCGCGCCATCAAGACCATGATCGTGCGCGGCGCCCCCGCCATCGGGGTGGCCGCCGCCATGGGCATCGCGCTGGGCGCACGCGACGCCGAGGGCGACCATCTCTCCGAATTCCGCCGCCGCTTCGACGAGGTTTGCGAGGCCATGGCCGAGACCCGGCCGACGGCCGTGAACCTGTTCTGGGCCATCCGCCGCATGCAGCAGAAGTTCGAGAGCCTGAGCGAACAGCCGGTGGCCCGCATCAAGCAGGAGCTCATCGCCGAAGCCCAGCGCATCTACCTGGAGGACCTTGCCGTCAACGAGGCCATGGGCAAGCACGGCGCTGCCCTCATGCCGGCCTCGGGCAACGTGCTCACCCACTGCAATGCCGGCGCGCTGGCCACCGCCGGCGGCTATGGCACCGCTTTGGGTGTCATCCGTGCCGCCGTCGAAGCCGGCAAGAAGATCGCCGTCTATGCCGACGAGACCCGGCCCTTCCTGCAGGGCTCGCGGCTCACCGCCTGGGAGCTGATGAAGGACGGCATCCCGACTACGGTCATCTCCGACAACATGGCGGGTTCGCTGATGCGCCAGGGCAAGATCCAGGCGGTGGTGGTCGGCGCCGACCGTATCGCTGCTAACGGCGACGTCGCCAACAAGATCGGTACCTACTCGGTCGCCGTCCTGGCCAAAGAGAACAACATCCCCTTCTACGTCGCCGCTCCCTGGTCCACCATCGACATGGAGACGCCCAGCGGCGACAAGATCCCCATCGAGCAACGCTCCGCGCGTGAGGTCACCCACGTGGGTCCCACCCAGATCGCGCCCGACGGCGTGCGGGTGGAGAACCCGGCCTTCGACGTCACGCCCGCGCGCTACGTGGGCGCCATCATCACCGAACGCGGCATCGCCCGCGCTCCCTATGAGGACTCCCTGAGGCGGCTGGAGCAGGCCGGAACCTAG